A single genomic interval of Deltaproteobacteria bacterium harbors:
- a CDS encoding DNA-3-methyladenine glycosylase, with protein MVPERTLFLGKATDAARRLIGMVLVHGEHRARIVETEAYVGPHDLACHAAKGRTARTEVMFGPPGRAYVYLIYGMYHCLNVVTGPEDFASAVLIRAAEPLTNGLSALDGPGKLCRALAIHRGHNAVDLLDPRSPLRLELGEPHRIRISRGPRIGVDYAGAWALKPFRYMESGSPFGSKPRLGLAPKGRRLIKARS; from the coding sequence ATGGTCCCGGAGCGAACCCTCTTTCTCGGCAAGGCCACCGACGCCGCCCGACGCCTGATCGGCATGGTGCTCGTGCATGGCGAGCACCGCGCGCGCATCGTGGAGACCGAGGCCTACGTGGGCCCGCACGACCTCGCGTGCCACGCGGCGAAGGGCCGCACCGCGCGCACCGAGGTGATGTTCGGCCCGCCCGGGCGCGCGTACGTCTACTTGATCTACGGCATGTACCACTGCCTCAACGTGGTCACCGGGCCCGAGGACTTCGCGTCCGCGGTGCTCATCCGCGCCGCCGAGCCGCTCACCAACGGCCTCTCCGCGCTCGACGGCCCCGGCAAGCTCTGCCGCGCGCTCGCCATCCATCGCGGGCACAACGCGGTCGATCTTCTGGATCCGCGCTCTCCCCTGCGGCTCGAGCTGGGCGAGCCGCATCGGATCCGGATCTCTCGAGGCCCGCGCATCGGCGTGGACTACGCGGGCGCGTGGGCGTTGAAACCATTTCGTTACATGGAATCGGGGAGCCCGTTCGGCTCGAAGCCGAGGCTCGGACTGGCGCCCAAAGGCCGTCGCTTGATAAAGGCGCGGTCGTGA
- a CDS encoding nucleotide exchange factor GrpE yields MSDDKGKISADISQAAVDAALAAVEKRQREGSGAEANRVSELEKENEQLKQRLELAQTRGKEALGQLKEEHERVLRAAAELDNQKKRAQREKDDALKFGLEKFLKELLPVADNLDRALGHADADNKESIVTGVKMVAKLLEDILGKHAVKGFSAKGQAFDPRVHEAMSAVETDGPSNMVHEEFLRGYTLNDRLIRPALVSVTRAKEGAAPAPAPAEAAPAAAPAAEPAAAPAEPPKDPNSNPTN; encoded by the coding sequence GTGTCCGACGACAAGGGAAAGATCAGCGCCGACATCAGCCAGGCCGCCGTCGATGCCGCCCTCGCCGCCGTGGAGAAGCGGCAGCGTGAGGGCTCCGGCGCCGAGGCCAATCGCGTCTCCGAGCTGGAAAAGGAGAACGAACAGCTCAAGCAGCGCCTGGAGCTGGCACAGACCCGCGGCAAGGAAGCCCTGGGGCAGCTGAAGGAAGAGCACGAGCGGGTGCTGCGCGCCGCCGCCGAGCTCGACAACCAGAAGAAGCGCGCCCAGCGCGAGAAGGACGACGCGCTCAAGTTCGGCCTGGAGAAGTTCCTCAAGGAGCTGCTCCCCGTCGCCGACAACCTCGATCGCGCCCTCGGCCATGCCGACGCCGACAACAAGGAATCCATCGTCACCGGCGTGAAGATGGTGGCCAAGCTCCTCGAAGACATCCTCGGCAAGCACGCGGTGAAGGGCTTCTCGGCCAAGGGCCAGGCCTTCGATCCGCGCGTGCACGAGGCCATGAGCGCCGTGGAGACCGACGGCCCGTCGAACATGGTCCACGAGGAGTTCCTGCGCGGCTACACCTTGAACGACCGGCTCATCCGCCCGGCGCTGGTGTCGGTGACCCGCGCCAAGGAAGGCGCCGCACCCGCGCCTGCGCCCGCTGAGGCCGCGCCTGCTGCTGCTCCGGCCGCGGAGCCCGCTGCGGCCCCGGCTGAGCCTCCGAAGGATCCCAACTCCAACCCCACGAACTGA
- the hrcA gene encoding heat-inducible transcription repressor HrcA translates to MSNELDNRKQEILRAIVEDYISKGEPVGSLQVARRAEVDVSPATVRAVMADLEELGYLEKPHTSAGRVPTGRGYRFFVDTLLQVRTPPPQEREVIERSVPDAATLDEALDQASRMLHGLSKHASVVLTPRPEDGTFKRVEFVRLRDDRALAVVVSSQGAVQNKLIRLDAPLSQDELTQAANYLNELLASLTLEAARSRIAQELADQRELYDQLQHRALTLGQSMMQEGPADEARVRVQGQGALLESFDQDLEQAKAAIRLIEEKKRILHVLDLTREARQMQIFIGTESGFAQEGVALVASPYGEGSVVGTLGIIGPARMNYSKVISLVDYTARVVSRVLVS, encoded by the coding sequence ATGTCGAACGAGCTGGACAACCGCAAGCAGGAGATCCTCCGCGCCATCGTGGAGGACTACATCTCCAAGGGCGAGCCCGTGGGCTCGCTGCAGGTCGCTCGTCGCGCCGAGGTCGACGTCTCGCCCGCCACCGTGCGCGCGGTGATGGCCGACCTCGAGGAGCTCGGCTACCTCGAGAAGCCCCACACGTCCGCGGGGCGCGTGCCCACCGGCCGCGGCTACCGCTTCTTCGTCGACACCCTCCTTCAGGTTCGCACCCCGCCACCCCAGGAGCGCGAGGTCATCGAACGCTCCGTGCCCGACGCCGCCACCCTCGACGAGGCCCTCGACCAGGCCTCGCGCATGCTCCACGGCCTGTCGAAGCACGCGTCGGTGGTGCTCACCCCGCGGCCCGAGGACGGCACCTTCAAGCGCGTGGAGTTCGTGCGCCTGCGCGACGATCGCGCGCTGGCCGTCGTCGTCAGCAGCCAGGGGGCGGTGCAGAACAAGCTCATCCGCCTCGACGCGCCGCTCTCGCAGGACGAGCTCACCCAGGCGGCGAATTACTTGAACGAGCTGCTCGCCAGCCTCACCCTCGAGGCCGCGCGCTCCCGCATCGCCCAGGAGCTCGCCGACCAGCGCGAGCTCTACGACCAGCTCCAGCACCGCGCGCTCACGCTGGGCCAGTCGATGATGCAGGAGGGCCCCGCCGACGAGGCTCGCGTTCGCGTGCAGGGCCAGGGCGCGCTCCTCGAGTCGTTCGATCAGGACCTGGAGCAGGCCAAGGCCGCCATCCGCCTCATCGAGGAGAAGAAGCGCATCCTCCACGTGCTCGACCTCACCCGCGAGGCGCGGCAGATGCAGATCTTCATCGGCACCGAGTCCGGGTTCGCGCAGGAGGGCGTGGCGCTGGTGGCTTCGCCCTACGGCGAGGGCTCGGTGGTGGGCACGCTGGGCATCATCGGTCCGGCGCGCATGAACTACTCCAAGGTCATCTCACTCGTGGATTACACGGCCCGCGTCGTCTCGCGGGTGCTGGTGTCCTGA
- a CDS encoding rhodanese, with protein sequence MPIAELTAQEAKRRLDQGEIALVDVREVWELELAHIDGALHIPLGELPERLHELPADRALVFVCHHGVRSLHACLVARAGGLVGANLRGGIAAWSAEVDPKVPQY encoded by the coding sequence ATGCCCATCGCCGAGCTCACCGCGCAGGAGGCCAAACGGCGCCTCGACCAGGGCGAGATCGCGCTCGTCGACGTCCGCGAGGTCTGGGAACTGGAGCTCGCGCACATCGACGGCGCGCTGCACATCCCGCTGGGCGAGCTGCCCGAGCGGCTTCACGAGCTGCCCGCGGATCGCGCGCTCGTCTTCGTGTGCCACCACGGCGTGCGCTCGCTGCACGCGTGCCTGGTCGCGCGCGCAGGCGGGCTCGTCGGCGCCAACCTGCGGGGCGGCATCGCGGCCTGGAGCGCCGAGGTGGATCCGAAAGTGCCTCAGTACTGA
- a CDS encoding phosphatase PAP2 family protein yields the protein MALVATPKLLHGGLLAGLGLLAWSAAEYVRVRRGDHPKSRWLARDLNRLDRGTRGLLRWSVPQRADRLADVLAFGVAPAVCAWALRRRDESLWSVAQRDGFAVTEAAVVAGLLNQVAKQLAMRERPFADKVSRRTPLEDRYGSFFSGHASSVAVIAAATAFRRVRQGAPSKRLWVLPALPLATAYLRVAADKHYATDVLAGLATGVVVALLATWIDLGLPPGYRHIVPGPQPHLEPAPQY from the coding sequence ATGGCGCTCGTCGCGACACCCAAGCTCCTCCACGGCGGCCTGCTGGCGGGCCTGGGGCTGCTCGCCTGGTCGGCGGCCGAGTACGTCCGCGTGCGCCGGGGCGACCACCCCAAGTCGCGCTGGCTGGCCCGCGACCTCAATCGGCTCGATCGCGGCACGCGCGGGCTCCTGCGCTGGAGTGTGCCCCAGCGCGCCGACCGGCTCGCCGACGTGCTCGCGTTCGGCGTGGCGCCGGCGGTCTGCGCGTGGGCCCTTCGTCGGCGCGACGAGAGCCTGTGGTCGGTGGCCCAGCGCGACGGCTTCGCGGTGACCGAGGCGGCGGTCGTCGCCGGGCTCTTGAACCAGGTGGCCAAGCAGCTGGCCATGCGCGAGCGGCCCTTCGCGGACAAGGTCTCGCGGCGCACGCCGCTCGAGGATCGCTATGGCTCGTTCTTCTCCGGGCACGCGTCGTCGGTGGCGGTGATCGCCGCGGCCACCGCGTTCCGGCGGGTGCGGCAGGGCGCGCCCTCGAAGCGGCTCTGGGTGCTGCCGGCGCTTCCGCTCGCCACCGCGTACCTGCGCGTCGCCGCCGACAAGCACTACGCGACGGACGTGCTCGCGGGTCTGGCGACCGGCGTGGTGGTGGCGCTGCTGGCCACGTGGATCGATCTCGGCCTGCCGCCCGGATACCGGCACATCGTCCCCGGGCCGCAGCCGCACCTCGAGCCCGCGCCTCAGTACTGA
- the def gene encoding peptide deformylase, which yields MKREILIWPDARLKQKSKAVTDFGPAFQTLVDDLFETMYAAEGVGLASPQVGVHQRLLVIDTSPRQEGQKPLVFVNPEITAAEGKAEYTEGCLSVPGEYEDVGIRAEKVTCKALDRNGKPFEIHADGLLAIAIQHEMDHLEGVLFVDYLSSLKRGMIKKRMERLKEEREEEAKHPPAEQPEKPEKRPQP from the coding sequence ATGAAGCGCGAAATCCTGATCTGGCCCGACGCCCGCCTGAAGCAGAAGTCCAAGGCGGTCACCGACTTCGGGCCGGCGTTCCAGACCCTGGTCGACGACCTCTTCGAGACCATGTACGCCGCCGAGGGCGTGGGGCTGGCCTCGCCGCAGGTGGGCGTGCACCAGCGCCTGCTCGTCATCGACACCTCGCCGCGCCAGGAAGGCCAGAAGCCGCTCGTCTTCGTGAACCCGGAGATCACCGCGGCCGAGGGCAAGGCCGAGTACACGGAAGGTTGCCTGTCGGTGCCCGGCGAATACGAGGACGTGGGCATCCGCGCCGAGAAGGTGACCTGCAAGGCGCTCGACCGGAACGGCAAGCCCTTCGAGATCCACGCCGACGGCCTGCTCGCCATCGCCATCCAGCACGAGATGGATCACCTCGAGGGCGTGCTCTTCGTGGACTACCTGTCGAGCCTCAAGCGCGGAATGATCAAGAAGCGCATGGAGCGCCTCAAGGAAGAGCGCGAGGAAGAGGCCAAGCACCCGCCTGCCGAGCAGCCCGAGAAGCCGGAGAAGCGGCCGCAGCCGTAG
- the dnaK gene encoding molecular chaperone DnaK, whose product MSKVIGIDLGTTNSCVAVMEGTEPVVIPNSEGSRTTPSMVAFTEAGERLVGQIAKRQAITNPTNTIYVVKRLIGRKFEDAEVKRGAALVPYKVVGADNGDAWVEVRGQKYSPAEISAMILAKMKQTAEDYLGEQVTEAIVTCPAYFNDAQRQATKDAGRISGLNVLRIINEPTAAALAYGLDKGKDGKTEKIAVYDLGGGTFDISILELNAGVFEVKATNGDTFLGGEDFDQQIINYLAKRFQEANKLDLTKDRMALQRLKEAAERAKHELSSATETEINLPFICADATGPKHLVETLDRNALEEICKELIERTIEPCKIALKDAGLSVNNIDQVLLVGGMTRMPKVQARVKEFFARDPNKGVNPDEVVAIGAAIQGGVMKGQVKDVLLLDVAPLSLGVETAGGVFTKIIEKNTTIPCKKSMVFSTAVDNQPLVSVHVLQGEREMATDNKTLARFELVGIPPAPRGVPQIEVSFDIDANGLVHVSAKDLGTGKVQNIRITASSGLTEEEIKRMISDAKEHAGDDKKKKELAELKNNAEGLIYTTEKSLEEYASLLKSQDVDEIKSDLQNLKDTLESPDPAKLKEALQRLEGSAYRIADAIYAAEQK is encoded by the coding sequence ATGAGCAAGGTCATCGGCATCGATCTCGGCACCACCAACTCCTGCGTGGCCGTCATGGAAGGCACGGAGCCGGTGGTCATCCCGAACTCCGAAGGCTCCCGCACCACGCCGTCGATGGTGGCCTTCACCGAGGCCGGCGAGCGCCTGGTGGGCCAGATCGCCAAGCGCCAGGCGATCACCAACCCCACGAATACGATCTACGTCGTCAAGCGCCTCATCGGCCGCAAGTTCGAGGACGCCGAGGTGAAGCGCGGCGCCGCGCTGGTGCCGTACAAGGTCGTGGGCGCCGACAACGGCGACGCCTGGGTCGAGGTGCGCGGCCAGAAGTACTCGCCCGCCGAGATCAGCGCGATGATCCTCGCGAAGATGAAGCAGACCGCGGAGGACTACCTCGGCGAGCAGGTCACCGAGGCCATCGTCACCTGCCCCGCTTACTTCAACGACGCCCAGCGCCAGGCAACGAAGGACGCCGGCCGCATCTCCGGCCTCAACGTGCTGCGCATCATCAACGAGCCCACCGCGGCCGCGCTCGCCTACGGCCTCGACAAGGGCAAGGACGGCAAGACCGAGAAGATCGCCGTGTACGACCTCGGCGGCGGCACCTTCGATATTTCGATCCTCGAGCTCAACGCCGGCGTCTTCGAGGTGAAGGCCACCAACGGCGACACCTTCCTCGGCGGCGAGGACTTCGACCAGCAGATCATCAACTACCTCGCCAAGCGCTTCCAGGAGGCGAACAAGCTCGACCTCACCAAGGACCGCATGGCGCTGCAGCGCTTGAAGGAAGCCGCCGAGCGCGCCAAGCACGAGCTCTCCAGCGCCACCGAGACGGAGATCAACCTCCCCTTCATCTGCGCCGACGCCACCGGCCCCAAGCACCTGGTGGAGACGCTCGACCGCAACGCCCTTGAGGAGATCTGCAAGGAGCTCATCGAGCGCACCATCGAGCCCTGCAAGATCGCGCTCAAGGACGCGGGCCTGTCGGTGAACAACATCGACCAGGTGCTGCTCGTGGGCGGCATGACCCGCATGCCCAAGGTGCAGGCCCGGGTGAAGGAGTTCTTCGCCCGCGACCCGAACAAGGGCGTGAACCCCGACGAGGTGGTGGCCATCGGCGCCGCGATTCAGGGCGGCGTGATGAAGGGCCAGGTCAAAGACGTCCTGCTCCTCGACGTGGCCCCGCTCTCCCTGGGCGTCGAGACCGCGGGCGGCGTGTTCACCAAGATCATCGAGAAGAACACCACCATCCCCTGCAAGAAGAGCATGGTGTTCTCCACCGCCGTCGACAACCAGCCGCTGGTCAGCGTGCACGTCCTGCAGGGCGAGCGCGAGATGGCCACCGACAACAAGACCCTGGCGCGCTTCGAGCTGGTGGGCATCCCGCCCGCGCCGCGCGGCGTGCCGCAGATCGAAGTGAGCTTCGACATCGACGCCAACGGCCTGGTGCACGTGTCGGCCAAGGATCTGGGCACCGGCAAGGTGCAGAACATCCGCATCACCGCCTCCAGCGGCCTCACGGAGGAGGAGATCAAGCGGATGATCTCCGACGCCAAGGAGCACGCCGGCGACGACAAGAAGAAGAAGGAGCTGGCCGAGCTGAAGAACAACGCCGAGGGGCTCATCTACACCACCGAGAAGAGCCTCGAGGAGTACGCCAGCCTCCTGAAGAGCCAGGACGTCGACGAGATCAAGAGCGACCTGCAGAACCTCAAGGACACCCTCGAGTCGCCCGATCCGGCCAAGCTCAAGGAAGCGCTGCAGCGACTGGAGGGCTCGGCCTACCGCATCGCCGACGCCATCTACGCGGCGGAGCAGAAGTAG
- the nth gene encoding endonuclease III, protein MKRITPDEQQRALAIIDALDAHMPEAEIELDYETDLELVVAVILSAQCTDKRVNMVTPALFRDFKTAADYARSTPAEVEKYIQSLGLYRNKAKALVALGGALQDMGGEVPREREKLAELPGVGAKTAGVVALHLGGTPSFPVDTHVGRLARRMGFSKETDPDKVERDLQRLLPQARWYKGHQLLVWHGRRTCFARNPECATCVVRDLCPKKGVKLGAARTLK, encoded by the coding sequence ATGAAGCGCATCACCCCGGACGAACAGCAGCGCGCGCTCGCCATCATCGACGCGCTCGACGCGCACATGCCCGAGGCGGAGATCGAGCTCGACTACGAGACCGATCTCGAGCTCGTCGTCGCGGTGATCCTCTCCGCGCAGTGCACCGACAAGCGCGTGAACATGGTCACGCCGGCGCTCTTCCGCGACTTCAAGACGGCCGCCGACTACGCGCGCTCCACGCCCGCGGAAGTGGAGAAGTACATCCAGTCACTCGGGCTCTATCGCAACAAGGCCAAGGCGCTGGTCGCGCTGGGCGGCGCGCTCCAGGACATGGGCGGCGAGGTTCCGCGCGAGCGCGAGAAGCTCGCGGAGCTGCCGGGCGTGGGCGCCAAGACGGCGGGCGTGGTCGCGCTGCACCTGGGCGGCACGCCGAGCTTCCCGGTGGACACGCACGTGGGCCGGCTCGCGCGGCGCATGGGCTTCAGCAAGGAGACGGATCCGGACAAGGTCGAGCGCGACCTGCAGCGGCTCTTGCCGCAGGCCCGCTGGTACAAGGGGCATCAGCTCCTGGTGTGGCACGGCCGGCGGACGTGCTTCGCGCGAAATCCCGAGTGCGCGACGTGCGTGGTGCGCGATCTCTGCCCGAAGAAGGGCGTGAAGCTGGGCGCGGCGCGGACGCTGAAGTAA
- a CDS encoding radical SAM protein yields MNLKNHTLPELTAHLRELGASELAARKIFARVFHRGAVDLAELRATPNVKRELLDRLQTDAVMPRLEVLERRRAADGFVKYLFRSPLGGEVEAVRIPIFDTHYVVCLSSQVGCALACDFCQTGKLGFKRNLQTWEMLDQLLQIRAEADRRVGGVVFMGMGEPLLNLDAVVRAGKVMMEPAGMAIDGRKITLSTAGVVPGIHRYIEMDLPFRLAFSVTSAIPEKRNAVMPIEKTHPLPTLVDAIRRYAQVRRERATVAYVCISGFNMGREDAEALAKAFDGIPVRLDLIDVTDPTGTYRPPEADELKAFRDHLQLLRAPIARRYSGGKEIGAACGTLAATRAGGELVQLEAPPRV; encoded by the coding sequence CTGAACCTCAAGAACCACACCCTGCCCGAGCTCACCGCGCACCTGCGCGAGCTGGGCGCGAGCGAGCTTGCCGCCCGGAAGATCTTCGCGCGCGTGTTCCACCGCGGCGCGGTGGATCTCGCCGAGCTCCGCGCGACGCCCAACGTGAAGCGCGAGCTGCTCGATCGCCTTCAGACCGACGCCGTGATGCCGCGCCTCGAAGTCCTCGAGCGCCGCCGCGCCGCCGACGGCTTCGTGAAGTACCTGTTCCGCTCGCCGCTCGGCGGCGAAGTGGAGGCCGTGCGCATCCCGATCTTCGATACGCACTACGTGGTCTGCCTGAGCTCGCAGGTGGGCTGCGCGCTCGCGTGCGACTTCTGCCAGACGGGCAAGCTGGGCTTCAAACGCAATCTCCAGACCTGGGAGATGCTCGACCAGCTCTTGCAGATTCGCGCCGAGGCCGATCGCCGCGTGGGCGGCGTGGTCTTCATGGGCATGGGCGAGCCGCTGCTCAACCTCGACGCCGTGGTCCGCGCGGGCAAGGTGATGATGGAGCCCGCCGGCATGGCCATCGACGGCCGCAAGATCACCCTCTCCACCGCCGGCGTGGTGCCCGGGATTCATAGATATATCGAGATGGACCTGCCCTTCCGGCTGGCGTTCTCGGTGACGAGCGCCATTCCCGAGAAGCGCAACGCGGTGATGCCCATCGAGAAGACCCACCCCTTGCCGACGCTCGTCGACGCGATCCGCCGCTATGCGCAGGTGCGCCGCGAGCGGGCCACGGTGGCCTACGTGTGCATCTCCGGCTTCAACATGGGCCGCGAGGACGCCGAGGCGCTCGCCAAGGCGTTCGACGGCATCCCGGTGCGGCTCGATCTCATCGACGTCACGGATCCGACCGGCACCTACCGCCCGCCCGAGGCCGACGAGCTCAAGGCGTTTCGAGATCACTTGCAGCTTCTGCGGGCGCCGATCGCGCGTCGGTACTCGGGCGGCAAGGAGATCGGCGCCGCGTGCGGCACCCTCGCGGCCACGCGCGCGGGCGGGGAGCTGGTGCAGCTCGAGGCTCCGCCGCGCGTGTGA
- a CDS encoding glycoside hydrolase family 1 protein — protein MRRATILAALVLAACSGKSSTSTDAGVDAGPKFFWSTATAAYQVEGGLDGTDWHQWEYQPDGGEFPADAGHIAHNDHADNGDDEFHKYETDFDLAKSLGTNAMRLSIEWARIEPTEGHYDPDAIAHYHAVFKALRDRGITPMVTLQHFSLPLWIHNCYQPDAGYGGWAGLDSDPLGGGGIVDRFARFAGDMAQEFGGEVDWWFTLNEPVVLMTATYVNPTSEQFPHEPFQSDLTSPIDGVNFTLATRAAMNMIVAHAKAYDAIHARDTVDADGDGVAARVSIAHHVRVFLPAGRDQASVNAAAQLQYVNNNLILNAMVKGDVDLNFDQKYDGPNEAQGRADLKGRLDFLGLNYYSFSEIVPVSIANDAGVGITGFPMDGNDLGYPETDLGWPIYPQGMHDLVTELYQQYQLPILITENGVADSADSERAKFLVQHLLALQQAQKEGVPVLGYTYWSLLDNFEWAKGFAPKFGLYHVDYASGARTPTQGVAAYQAVIQAGGVTDAIKQQYDP, from the coding sequence ATGCGCCGCGCCACGATCCTCGCTGCTCTTGTTCTCGCTGCCTGCAGCGGCAAGTCGTCCACCTCGACGGACGCCGGCGTCGACGCCGGGCCAAAATTCTTCTGGTCCACGGCGACCGCGGCGTACCAGGTCGAGGGCGGGCTCGACGGCACCGACTGGCACCAGTGGGAGTACCAGCCCGACGGCGGCGAGTTCCCCGCCGACGCCGGCCACATCGCGCACAACGACCACGCCGACAACGGCGACGACGAGTTCCACAAGTACGAGACCGACTTCGACCTCGCCAAGTCGCTGGGCACGAACGCGATGCGGCTCTCCATCGAGTGGGCGCGCATCGAACCCACCGAGGGCCACTACGACCCCGACGCCATCGCGCACTACCACGCGGTCTTCAAGGCCCTGCGCGACCGCGGCATCACGCCCATGGTCACGCTGCAGCACTTCTCGCTGCCGCTGTGGATCCACAACTGCTACCAGCCCGACGCGGGCTACGGCGGCTGGGCGGGGCTGGACTCGGATCCGCTCGGCGGCGGCGGCATCGTCGACCGCTTCGCGCGCTTCGCCGGCGACATGGCCCAGGAGTTCGGCGGCGAGGTGGACTGGTGGTTCACCCTCAACGAGCCCGTGGTGTTGATGACGGCCACGTACGTGAACCCCACCAGCGAGCAGTTCCCGCACGAGCCCTTCCAGAGCGACCTCACCAGCCCCATCGACGGCGTGAACTTCACGCTCGCCACGCGCGCGGCCATGAACATGATCGTCGCGCACGCCAAGGCCTACGACGCCATCCATGCACGCGACACCGTCGATGCGGACGGCGACGGCGTGGCGGCGCGCGTGTCGATCGCGCACCACGTGCGCGTGTTCCTGCCCGCGGGCCGCGACCAGGCCTCGGTGAACGCCGCCGCGCAGCTGCAGTACGTGAACAACAACCTCATCCTGAACGCCATGGTCAAAGGCGACGTGGATCTCAACTTCGACCAGAAATACGACGGACCCAACGAGGCCCAGGGCCGCGCGGATCTCAAGGGCCGCCTCGACTTCCTGGGGCTCAACTACTACTCGTTCTCGGAGATCGTGCCGGTGAGCATCGCCAACGACGCGGGCGTGGGCATCACCGGCTTCCCCATGGACGGCAACGACCTCGGCTATCCGGAGACGGATCTCGGCTGGCCCATCTATCCGCAGGGCATGCACGATCTGGTGACGGAGCTCTACCAGCAGTACCAGCTGCCCATCCTGATCACCGAGAACGGCGTGGCCGATTCGGCGGACAGCGAGCGCGCGAAGTTCCTGGTGCAGCACCTGCTCGCGCTGCAGCAGGCGCAGAAGGAAGGCGTGCCCGTGCTCGGGTACACGTACTGGTCGCTGCTCGATAACTTCGAGTGGGCCAAGGGCTTCGCGCCCAAGTTCGGGCTGTACCACGTGGACTACGCCTCGGGCGCTCGCACCCCGACCCAGGGCGTGGCCGCATACCAGGCCGTCATCCAGGCCGGCGGCGTGACCGACGCCATCAAGCAGCAGTACGACCCTTGA
- a CDS encoding serine/threonine protein kinase yields MADARAKPAPSAEERAAELEFLLRLNREADAFLSNCQGEGRPLDESVQTFLERMAPRAGAVGGAVRVSPGARVNLVRVTGLDEELGRRLLRNEKIRDLDGVVSRFPLEVGKLKLGELLLVFPESLKDKADARTEILAQELDGAVLSLSEVEVERELRQKIRALEKPVFLDDGRFGKYSLVKLLGQGGMAQVHLARVDGPSGVARLCALKRMLPHLSRDGHLTAMFLDEARVASLVNHPHVARVEDFGELGGTYYMALEFLAGVDSASLVDTAYEMGGIPVPYALALASQIATGLHAAHELTDLDGRPLGLVHRDVSPQNVMVTFDGVAKLVDFGVAKSQVQREQTRDTAVKGKLCYMSPEQCLGRTIDRRSDVFALGAVLYEFIAGRPLFLRDNDGATLRALLDEPVPRISKSRAGVGEELWRIVQRALARNPDERYPTALHLSSALDGYLKATHGAPSTSEIGAWLRTVFPGKAEEIAGWTTKLDRMPTEIIDKPRT; encoded by the coding sequence ATGGCCGACGCGCGCGCAAAGCCGGCGCCGTCCGCCGAGGAGCGCGCCGCGGAGCTGGAGTTCCTGCTCCGGCTCAACCGCGAAGCCGACGCCTTTCTGTCGAATTGCCAGGGCGAGGGCCGCCCGCTCGACGAGAGCGTGCAGACCTTCCTGGAGCGCATGGCCCCGCGCGCGGGCGCGGTGGGCGGCGCGGTGCGCGTGTCTCCGGGCGCGCGCGTGAACCTGGTGCGCGTCACCGGCCTCGACGAGGAGCTCGGGCGACGGCTCTTGCGCAACGAGAAGATCCGCGATCTCGACGGCGTGGTCTCCCGCTTCCCGCTCGAGGTGGGCAAGCTCAAGCTGGGCGAGCTCTTGCTGGTGTTTCCCGAGTCGCTCAAGGACAAGGCCGACGCGCGCACGGAGATCCTCGCCCAGGAGCTCGACGGCGCGGTGCTCTCGCTCTCGGAGGTGGAAGTGGAGCGCGAGCTGCGCCAGAAGATCCGCGCGCTGGAGAAGCCAGTCTTCCTCGACGACGGCCGCTTCGGGAAGTACTCGCTGGTGAAGCTGCTCGGCCAGGGCGGCATGGCCCAGGTGCACCTCGCGCGCGTCGACGGCCCCAGCGGCGTGGCCCGACTCTGCGCGCTCAAGCGCATGCTCCCGCACCTCTCCCGCGACGGGCACCTGACGGCGATGTTCCTCGACGAGGCCCGCGTGGCTTCGCTGGTGAACCATCCGCACGTGGCGCGCGTGGAGGACTTCGGCGAGCTGGGCGGCACGTACTACATGGCGCTGGAGTTCCTGGCGGGCGTGGACTCGGCGAGCCTGGTCGACACGGCGTACGAGATGGGCGGCATCCCCGTGCCCTACGCGCTGGCGCTGGCCAGCCAGATCGCCACCGGCCTCCACGCCGCGCACGAGCTCACCGACCTCGACGGACGGCCCTTGGGGCTGGTGCACCGCGACGTCTCGCCGCAGAACGTGATGGTGACGTTCGACGGCGTGGCCAAGCTGGTGGACTTCGGCGTGGCCAAGAGCCAGGTGCAGCGCGAGCAGACCCGCGACACCGCCGTGAAGGGCAAGCTCTGCTACATGAGCCCGGAGCAGTGCCTGGGCCGCACCATCGATCGCCGCAGCGACGTGTTCGCGCTGGGCGCAGTGCTCTACGAATTCATCGCCGGCCGGCCGCTCTTCCTGCGCGACAACGACGGCGCCACCCTGCGCGCGCTGCTCGACGAGCCCGTGCCCCGCATCTCCAAGTCCCGCGCGGGCGTGGGCGAGGAGCTCTGGCGGATCGTGCAGCGGGCCCTCGCGCGCAACCCGGACGAGCGCTACCCTACCGCGCTCCACCTCTCGAGCGCGCTCGACGGCTATCTCAAAGCGACCCACGGGGCGCCGTCGACGAGCGAGATCGGCGCCTGGCTGCGCACGGTGTTCCCCGGCAAGGCGGAGGAGATCGCCGGCTGGACCACCAAGCTCGATCGCATGCCGACCGAGATCATCGACAAGCCGCGGACCTGA